The Nerophis lumbriciformis linkage group LG07, RoL_Nlum_v2.1, whole genome shotgun sequence genome window below encodes:
- the agtr1b gene encoding type-1 angiotensin II receptor, whose translation MVFVLVWPPCSSTVITDRAVWWFLSAASPSFRTGGGPRSRPALATDRGTMANATAGTSKWINLTCGMSGHHDIIFTLVPIVYGCNFAIGIVGNSMVVAVIYCYMKLKTVANIFVLNLAVSDLTFLMTLPMWATFTATGYHWPFGGFLCKTSAGLVIFNLYTSTFFLTALSMDRYLAIVHPVRSRRFRTAAYARITCVVVWLFAFVLSVPTALTRDVLDIANSNATVCGVLHPGAENRVRLKELLLAINLMKSLLGFLVPFVIIITCYCLIGRALLGARHIQKSSRSRDDEVLRMLAAAVLAFFLCWMPHQVFHLLQVLTQLILVENCAVLEIVDTAMPFTICLAYFNSCVNPIVYGFVGRNFRKNLLRLLRCSPAGAPGPHPSISSKMSAMSFRASEALSLTAKSKASADSK comes from the coding sequence GACCGGCGGAGGCCCTCGCTCCAGGCCCGCACTCGCAACCGACAGAGGGACGATGGCGAACGCCACGGCCGGAACGAGCAAATGGATCAACCTGACGTGCGGCATGTCCGGCCACCACGACATCATCTTCACGCTGGTGCCCATCGTCTACGGATGCAACTTTGCCATCGGCATTGTGGGTAACAGCATGGTGGTGGCCGTCATCTACTGCTACATGAAGCTGAAGACGGTGGCCAACATCTTCGTGCTCAACCTGGCCGTGTCCGACCTCACCTTCCTCATGACGCTGCCCATGTGGGCCACCTTCACCGCCACCGGCTACCACTGGCCGTTCGGCGGCTTCCTGTGCAAGACAAGCGCCGGCTTGGTCATCTTCAACCTTTACACCAGCACCTTCTTCCTGACGGCGCTCAGCATGGACCGCTACCTGGCCATCGTGCACCCGGTGAGGTCGCGGCGCTTCCGCACGGCGGCGTACGCCCGCATCACCTGCGTGGTGGTCTGGCTCTTCGCCTTCGTGCTCAGCGTGCCCACGGCGTTGACGCGGGACGTGCTCGACATCGCGAACTCCAACGCCACGGTGTGCGGCGTCCTGCACCCGGGCGCGGAGAACCGCGTGCGGCTGAAGGAGCTCCTGCTGGCCATCAATCTGATGAAGAGCCTGCTGGGCTTCCTGGTGCCCTTCGTCATCATCATCACCTGCTACTGCCTCATCGGCCGGGCGCTGCTGGGCGCCAGGCACATCCAGAAGAGCTCGCGCTCCCGCGACGACGAGGTCCTGCGCATGCTGGCCGCCGCCGTGCTGGCCTTCTTCCTGTGCTGGATGCCCCATCAGGTGTTCCACCTCCTGCAGGTGCTGACCCAGCTCATCCTGGTGGAGAACTGCGCCGTCCTGGAGATCGTGGACACCGCCATGCCCTTCACCATCTGCCTGGCTTACTTCAACAGCTGCGTCAACCCCATCGTCTACGGCTTCGTGGGACGCAACTTCCGCAAGAACCTGCTGCGCCTGCTGCGCTGCTCGCCGGCCGGCGCCCCCGGTCCCCACCCCAGCATCAGCTCCAAGATGAGCGCCATGTCCTTCAGAGCCTCCGAGGCGCTGAGCCTGACCGCCAAGAGCAAGGCCTCCGCCGACAGCAAGTAA